In a genomic window of Sulfurisphaera tokodaii str. 7:
- a CDS encoding MaoC family dehydratase yields MPEDSEGPYFEDFKVGQRFKSKIGRTITDVDNIWFTLLTNNSNQIHFNKDYTEKYFPGEPFKGRLVVNGFLTLAIVAGMLVEQTSQNGFMLGLENVKFLNPVFAGDTIYAEAEVIEVRESKSRPGFGIVKIRTWGYNQRGEKVVEFDRVFMVRKKGVSWTGEKKE; encoded by the coding sequence ATGCCAGAAGACTCGGAAGGTCCTTATTTCGAAGATTTTAAAGTAGGGCAAAGGTTTAAAAGTAAGATAGGGAGGACAATAACTGATGTAGATAATATCTGGTTCACTCTCTTAACTAACAATAGTAATCAAATACATTTTAATAAGGATTATACTGAGAAATACTTTCCTGGAGAACCGTTTAAGGGAAGGTTAGTAGTGAATGGCTTTTTAACTTTAGCAATTGTAGCGGGAATGCTTGTTGAACAAACGAGTCAAAATGGTTTCATGTTAGGATTAGAGAATGTGAAATTCTTAAACCCAGTTTTCGCCGGAGATACAATCTATGCAGAAGCTGAGGTTATAGAGGTTAGGGAATCCAAAAGTAGACCGGGTTTTGGAATAGTTAAAATAAGGACATGGGGATATAATCAAAGGGGAGAAAAGGTTGTGGAATTTGATAGGGTATTCATGGTTAGAAAGAAAGGGGTAAGCTGGACTGGTGAAAAGAAAGAATGA
- a CDS encoding acyl-CoA dehydrogenase family protein, which produces MLLSPKDEEEKLILSTVDELMKKYDEIYWLNKDQRREFPVEFFNDFMSLGLGSILIPIEYGGAGKGIRLACLILYLINVRGGNSYFVHGQYYTTALLVRHSNKKLKDKYFKDIGKGEKVLSLALTEPDVGSDTTRMKTIAEKVGDKYIVNGHKIFISRLKYTDFIILVARTTPYERVEKKTDGITLFLVDLREGRKGIEMREIRTMSNTDAYEVFIDNLEIPEENVIGEVGKGFYHLLDLLNTERFMIAAELIGNAEWFINKAVDYAKNRVVFGKPIGSFKGVQFPIAKVYAELKALVSYFNEGLSLAEEGKDTKLIGNYANISKYLAAEIAWEAGNVTMDIYGGYGYAVETGIERKFRETRLYKVAPVSQNLILAYIAHHMLGLPRSY; this is translated from the coding sequence GTGTTACTTTCGCCTAAAGATGAAGAAGAGAAGCTAATCCTCTCAACTGTAGATGAGTTAATGAAGAAATATGATGAGATATATTGGCTAAATAAAGACCAAAGAAGAGAATTTCCAGTGGAGTTTTTTAATGATTTCATGAGTTTAGGTTTGGGATCAATACTAATACCTATAGAATATGGAGGGGCTGGTAAAGGTATTAGGTTAGCTTGCTTAATCCTTTACCTAATTAATGTAAGAGGAGGTAACTCATATTTCGTTCATGGACAATATTACACTACAGCATTACTTGTAAGACATTCAAATAAAAAGTTAAAGGATAAATATTTTAAAGATATAGGTAAAGGCGAGAAGGTATTATCATTAGCATTAACCGAGCCAGATGTAGGATCTGATACTACTAGAATGAAGACTATTGCAGAAAAAGTCGGAGATAAGTATATTGTAAATGGCCATAAGATTTTCATTTCTAGGTTGAAATACACTGATTTTATAATATTAGTGGCTAGGACAACGCCTTATGAGAGGGTTGAAAAGAAGACTGATGGGATTACTCTATTTCTAGTTGATTTGAGAGAAGGAAGAAAGGGAATTGAAATGAGAGAGATTAGAACTATGTCAAATACCGATGCATATGAAGTTTTCATTGATAATTTAGAAATACCTGAGGAAAATGTTATAGGAGAAGTAGGTAAGGGATTTTACCATTTACTAGATTTGTTAAATACTGAAAGATTTATGATAGCCGCTGAATTAATAGGTAATGCTGAATGGTTTATAAATAAGGCTGTGGATTATGCTAAAAATAGGGTAGTTTTCGGTAAGCCAATAGGCAGTTTTAAAGGCGTTCAATTTCCAATAGCCAAGGTATATGCTGAGTTAAAAGCACTTGTAAGTTATTTCAATGAAGGATTAAGTTTAGCAGAGGAGGGAAAGGACACTAAATTAATTGGAAACTATGCCAATATTTCAAAATATCTAGCCGCAGAAATAGCCTGGGAAGCAGGGAATGTGACAATGGACATTTATGGAGGTTACGGTTATGCTGTGGAAACAGGCATAGAGAGGAAGTTTAGAGAGACTAGGCTATATAAGGTAGCCCCAGTATCTCAAAATTTAATCTTAGCCTATATTGCTCACCATATGTTAGGACTTCCGAGATCATACTAA
- a CDS encoding CaiB/BaiF CoA transferase family protein encodes MNRVLELGSNISAPLIGEILADLGFDVIKIEPPPYGDDRRRIKPEINGISVYFASTNRGKRSIVINLKTNEGYEIFKKLVKSAKILITNYRPSALKRLKIDYETLKEINPNIIYCSITGFGNFSKEADNPAYDATILALSGLMDMTGEEKGPPAKFATSISDIITALMGTILILASLNKGESVFIDLPMIYTQFYLMLEDAYMYLNTNVIPKRMGSAHRYLVPYQAFKTADGYIYVAVFTDEQYFKLCKALGREDLAMFDTNQKRLENREYIVNELQKIFENNTREYWVKVLSDADVPVAPVLNLAEAFQRYGNKLVYEVNGMKYIMFPFNKKETVAPRLGEHTREILLELGYDNDEINNLIKKGVIMEASK; translated from the coding sequence ATGAATAGAGTCCTTGAGCTGGGTAGTAATATCTCAGCACCTTTAATTGGGGAAATATTAGCCGATTTAGGATTTGATGTAATAAAGATTGAGCCCCCTCCCTATGGTGATGATAGAAGGAGAATTAAACCAGAGATTAATGGGATTAGTGTTTATTTTGCCAGTACTAATAGAGGAAAGAGAAGTATTGTAATTAACCTCAAGACAAATGAAGGTTATGAAATTTTCAAAAAGTTGGTAAAATCTGCTAAGATATTGATTACTAATTATAGGCCCTCTGCACTTAAAAGATTAAAAATAGATTACGAGACTTTGAAGGAAATTAACCCCAACATAATATACTGTTCAATAACGGGGTTTGGAAATTTCTCTAAAGAAGCCGATAATCCTGCTTATGATGCAACAATATTAGCCTTGAGCGGTTTAATGGATATGACTGGAGAGGAAAAAGGGCCTCCTGCAAAATTCGCCACATCAATTTCAGATATAATAACTGCTTTAATGGGAACTATACTAATCTTAGCATCGTTAAATAAGGGGGAATCGGTCTTCATTGACTTACCCATGATTTATACACAATTTTACTTGATGTTAGAAGATGCATATATGTACCTTAATACTAACGTAATACCTAAGAGAATGGGTTCTGCACACAGGTATTTAGTACCTTATCAAGCGTTTAAAACAGCTGACGGTTATATTTACGTAGCTGTTTTCACTGATGAACAATATTTTAAGCTATGCAAAGCTCTAGGGAGAGAAGACTTAGCTATGTTCGATACTAACCAGAAGAGGCTTGAAAATAGGGAGTATATAGTAAATGAATTACAAAAAATATTTGAGAATAACACTAGAGAGTATTGGGTAAAGGTATTAAGTGATGCTGATGTACCAGTAGCTCCAGTGCTTAACTTGGCTGAAGCTTTCCAAAGGTATGGTAATAAATTAGTTTATGAGGTTAACGGAATGAAGTATATTATGTTTCCTTTTAATAAAAAGGAGACTGTTGCTCCAAGATTAGGCGAACATACTAGAGAGATTCTACTTGAATTAGGATATGACAATGACGAGATAAATAATTTAATTAAAAAAGGAGTAATAATGGAAGCAAGTAAATAA
- a CDS encoding MFS transporter codes for MEDKSNLKQTPEWYVARVDRLPAWGLTYALIWAMGFSFFITLYDVINVGFALPYIPFVVTAAQSSLIASLGLWGYVVGAPLFSYIADVIGRRPTLIFTALFTAIGSFGDALSVNYPMLAAFRFITGMGIGADLVLVMTYMAEMSPAHKRGQYVNLAFIGGWAGIGIGPFIAALIVTSIPSIGWRITFLLGAILAVLALAIRAYAPETARFLAMKGKFNEADELVSRMEATAMSRAKVDKLPEPQIKTYSVKKENPFKILAKPKYLKRLITLFLLMFWIYFMDYPFLVLPPTWVKDILGYSGSLFSSAVFYFGLAGIGAFLGSILLRFIIDRFDRRAMTIFGVVVYLIGTGIMAIGGVARSIPVFFAGAFIAELVGVGWYNIYYLLCTENFPTNARATGYAIADGVGHAGGAIGLIALFPLISVLGNIGAWTIPWIPAIAVAIATLFILPKTVKVRLEEVNEATDV; via the coding sequence ATGGAAGATAAGTCTAATTTAAAGCAGACTCCAGAATGGTACGTAGCGAGAGTTGATAGATTACCAGCTTGGGGTCTAACATATGCATTAATCTGGGCTATGGGTTTCTCATTTTTTATTACTTTATATGACGTGATTAATGTAGGTTTCGCTTTACCCTACATACCCTTCGTTGTAACAGCGGCTCAATCATCACTTATTGCATCATTAGGTTTATGGGGGTATGTAGTGGGTGCTCCGCTGTTCTCTTATATAGCTGATGTCATTGGAAGGAGACCTACTCTCATATTTACGGCATTATTTACTGCAATAGGAAGTTTTGGTGATGCGTTATCTGTTAACTATCCTATGCTAGCTGCGTTTAGATTTATAACTGGAATGGGTATAGGTGCTGATTTAGTCCTTGTTATGACCTATATGGCGGAAATGTCCCCAGCACATAAAAGAGGTCAATACGTAAACTTAGCTTTTATAGGAGGTTGGGCTGGAATTGGAATTGGTCCTTTCATTGCCGCATTAATTGTTACATCAATACCGAGTATAGGATGGAGAATTACATTCTTATTAGGAGCTATATTAGCGGTTCTTGCTTTAGCTATTAGAGCATATGCGCCAGAGACTGCTAGATTTTTAGCAATGAAGGGTAAGTTTAACGAGGCAGATGAACTTGTAAGTAGAATGGAGGCAACTGCAATGAGTAGAGCTAAGGTTGACAAATTGCCTGAACCTCAAATTAAGACTTATAGTGTGAAAAAAGAAAATCCCTTTAAAATATTAGCAAAGCCCAAATATCTAAAGAGATTAATAACATTATTCCTCTTAATGTTCTGGATTTATTTTATGGATTATCCATTCCTGGTTTTACCACCTACCTGGGTAAAGGATATCCTAGGATATAGCGGATCCCTATTTTCTTCTGCAGTATTCTACTTTGGATTAGCAGGAATAGGAGCTTTCTTAGGTTCAATATTATTAAGATTTATTATAGATAGATTTGATAGAAGAGCTATGACAATCTTCGGAGTTGTAGTCTATTTGATAGGTACTGGAATAATGGCAATTGGAGGAGTAGCAAGGAGTATACCAGTATTCTTCGCTGGTGCCTTTATTGCAGAACTTGTAGGAGTAGGATGGTATAATATATACTATCTATTATGCACTGAGAATTTCCCTACTAATGCTAGAGCTACAGGTTATGCTATAGCAGATGGAGTGGGTCATGCAGGTGGTGCAATAGGGCTAATTGCTCTATTTCCATTAATATCCGTTCTAGGTAATATAGGTGCATGGACTATTCCATGGATACCCGCTATAGCGGTTGCAATAGCAACACTCTTTATTCTTCCCAAAACTGTGAAGGTTAGATTAGAAGAAGTAAATGAAGCAACAGACGTATAA
- a CDS encoding 3-hydroxyacyl-CoA dehydrogenase/enoyl-CoA hydratase family protein produces the protein MKLEKVLVVGAGTMGHGIAELFAIAGYEVYLSDISQEILDNALNKIKWSLDKLQEKGQLKESTSNIISRIKTVVGLNESVNDADFAIEAAIERLDLKRQIFSKLDELLPTHAILATNTSSLSISKIAEATKRPEKVVGMHFFNPPVLMQLVEVMKGEKTSDETAKTTYELAKKLGKIPIMINKDVPGYVVNRILGEIISASCIILQKGIADYLTIDAVAKYKLGFPMGVFELLDYTGIDVNYYVSKSLEEYGIKSPCSALFEEKVKKNELGVKSGKGFYSYPAPGKYSKPEIPKELADKLDPVLIIALGVNEASRLFRQGIVSKEDIDLGVKLGLGFPKGIFQYADELGIDNVVKAINSLSVEEPDRLLLDMVNEGKLGIKSGSGFYEYGKVEEKKLNTLIVRVEPPLAWIILNRPERLNALSMELIGELNKALDELENDSRVRVIILSGSGRAFSAGADVTSFLTLKPIDVIRFRSLRELTNKIQFYTKPVIAAINGYALGGGLEIALACDIRIASENSMLGQPEINLGIIPGAGGTQRLPKLVGKGRAKLLIYTGDMIPAKDAYEMGLVDIVVPTGRFEDEVRRIALKIAEKSPLSLLAAKLAIELGYDANIFSGEYLESSLFGLLFTTKDVQEGVRAFLEKRKPEFKGE, from the coding sequence ATGAAATTAGAAAAAGTGTTAGTTGTAGGAGCAGGTACTATGGGACACGGTATTGCTGAACTATTCGCAATAGCGGGATATGAGGTATATTTAAGTGATATAAGTCAAGAAATTCTGGATAATGCATTAAACAAAATTAAGTGGAGTTTAGATAAACTCCAAGAAAAAGGGCAGTTAAAGGAAAGTACGAGTAATATAATTTCTAGGATAAAGACTGTTGTAGGATTGAATGAAAGTGTGAATGATGCTGATTTTGCAATTGAGGCTGCGATAGAAAGACTGGATTTAAAGAGGCAAATATTCTCTAAACTTGATGAATTATTACCTACTCATGCAATATTAGCTACTAATACGAGCAGTTTATCTATATCTAAAATAGCTGAAGCTACGAAAAGACCGGAAAAAGTTGTTGGGATGCATTTCTTTAATCCCCCAGTATTAATGCAGTTAGTTGAAGTAATGAAGGGTGAGAAGACTAGTGATGAGACTGCAAAGACAACTTATGAGTTAGCTAAAAAGCTAGGTAAAATTCCTATAATGATAAATAAAGATGTTCCAGGGTATGTAGTAAATAGAATTTTAGGAGAAATAATTTCAGCATCGTGTATTATATTACAAAAAGGTATTGCTGATTACCTAACAATTGACGCTGTAGCGAAATACAAACTGGGATTTCCAATGGGTGTTTTTGAGCTGTTAGACTATACTGGTATTGATGTTAATTATTATGTTTCTAAATCTTTAGAGGAATACGGGATAAAATCTCCTTGTTCAGCTTTATTTGAGGAGAAGGTCAAAAAGAATGAGCTTGGAGTTAAGAGCGGAAAGGGATTTTATTCTTATCCTGCCCCAGGGAAGTACTCAAAGCCCGAAATACCTAAAGAGTTGGCTGATAAGTTAGATCCAGTGTTAATCATAGCACTAGGAGTTAATGAGGCTTCAAGGCTGTTTAGACAAGGAATAGTGAGTAAAGAAGACATAGATTTGGGTGTCAAACTGGGATTGGGATTTCCTAAGGGAATTTTCCAGTATGCTGACGAATTAGGAATAGATAATGTGGTTAAAGCAATTAATTCACTTTCAGTCGAGGAGCCAGATCGTTTATTATTAGATATGGTCAATGAAGGAAAGTTAGGTATAAAGAGTGGTTCTGGATTTTATGAGTATGGTAAAGTTGAGGAGAAAAAATTAAATACGTTAATAGTTCGTGTTGAACCGCCCTTAGCATGGATTATATTAAATAGACCGGAGAGGCTTAACGCACTAAGTATGGAATTGATAGGGGAATTAAACAAAGCATTAGATGAGTTAGAAAATGACAGTAGAGTAAGGGTTATAATCTTGTCCGGAAGTGGTAGGGCTTTTTCTGCTGGAGCTGATGTAACGTCTTTCTTAACGTTAAAACCAATAGACGTAATAAGATTTAGAAGCTTACGTGAACTAACCAATAAGATTCAGTTTTATACAAAACCAGTTATTGCTGCAATAAATGGTTATGCTTTAGGTGGAGGATTAGAGATTGCATTAGCGTGTGATATTAGAATTGCGTCTGAAAATTCTATGCTTGGTCAACCGGAAATAAATCTAGGTATAATTCCCGGTGCTGGTGGTACTCAAAGATTGCCTAAGTTAGTAGGGAAGGGAAGAGCTAAATTACTTATTTATACCGGTGATATGATACCTGCGAAGGATGCATACGAAATGGGATTAGTTGATATAGTTGTACCTACAGGCAGGTTTGAGGATGAAGTGAGAAGGATAGCCCTTAAAATAGCTGAAAAATCTCCTCTTTCATTACTTGCTGCAAAATTAGCTATAGAATTAGGCTATGATGCAAATATATTTAGTGGAGAGTATTTAGAGTCGAGTTTATTTGGCTTACTCTTTACGACTAAGGATGTGCAAGAGGGAGTAAGAGCTTTCTTAGAAAAGAGAAAACCCGAATTTAAAGGAGAATAA
- a CDS encoding aldehyde dehydrogenase family protein → MMSEVIEIKSPSNLKVIGTVKRMSKDEVRGEIEEAYKGFETISRMPLYKRTAILRKVSEILEREQERLARLLAMEAGKPIKDSRVEVMRASRLFRQAAEEAAIVLEGKNYRVDAYEYPPGNENRIVISTREPIGVVTAILPFNFPINSFAHKVAPAIAVGNSVVVKPSISTPLSAIEMKKILVEAGLPDSAVRIVTGYSNEIGDELITHPLVGLITLTGSTQTGLAIASKAVSLGKRIIMELGGSDPIIVLEDANIDRASSIAVRARYEYAGQNCNAGKRIIVREEIYDKFVKAFKEKVKALKVGDPLDESTDIGPVINQESVEKLNKALEDAQSKGGNVEVLNKGPETGYFFPLSLVTNPSLDMLVLKTEIFGPIAPIVSVKSDEEAINIANSTEYGLQSAIFSNDVNRALKIAKELKFGAIIINDSTRLRWDSLPFGGFKKTGIGREGVRDTMLEMTENKLIAITLL, encoded by the coding sequence ATAATGAGCGAGGTCATAGAGATTAAGTCTCCTTCTAATTTAAAAGTAATAGGAACAGTAAAGAGAATGAGCAAAGACGAAGTTAGGGGAGAAATAGAGGAAGCCTATAAGGGCTTTGAGACTATATCTAGAATGCCCTTATACAAGAGAACAGCAATACTAAGGAAGGTTTCGGAGATTTTGGAAAGGGAGCAGGAAAGGTTAGCTAGATTGTTAGCTATGGAAGCTGGAAAACCAATAAAGGATTCAAGAGTTGAGGTGATGAGAGCGTCCAGGCTGTTTAGACAAGCTGCTGAAGAAGCTGCAATAGTACTAGAGGGTAAAAACTATAGGGTTGATGCTTACGAGTATCCTCCAGGAAATGAAAATAGGATAGTAATTAGCACTAGGGAACCTATAGGAGTAGTAACTGCTATATTACCCTTTAACTTTCCTATAAATTCATTTGCACATAAAGTAGCTCCAGCAATAGCTGTAGGAAATTCTGTGGTGGTAAAACCAAGTATAAGCACTCCATTATCAGCAATAGAAATGAAAAAGATACTTGTAGAAGCTGGGCTTCCAGATAGCGCAGTTAGGATAGTAACTGGGTATAGTAATGAGATAGGGGACGAGTTAATAACTCATCCCTTGGTTGGTTTAATAACTTTAACCGGTTCTACGCAAACTGGTTTAGCAATAGCTTCCAAGGCAGTTTCCTTAGGAAAGAGGATTATCATGGAGTTAGGAGGATCGGACCCAATAATAGTTTTAGAGGACGCTAACATAGATAGGGCTTCTTCGATAGCTGTTAGGGCTAGATATGAGTATGCTGGGCAAAATTGTAATGCTGGGAAGAGGATAATAGTTAGAGAGGAAATTTACGATAAATTTGTTAAAGCATTTAAGGAGAAAGTTAAGGCACTTAAAGTAGGAGATCCCCTAGATGAAAGTACTGATATAGGCCCAGTAATAAACCAGGAAAGTGTTGAGAAGTTAAATAAAGCATTAGAAGATGCACAGTCTAAGGGTGGTAATGTTGAAGTACTCAATAAAGGACCGGAGACTGGTTACTTCTTCCCGTTAAGTTTAGTTACTAACCCCAGTCTAGACATGTTAGTCTTGAAGACTGAAATATTCGGACCAATAGCCCCAATTGTTTCAGTAAAGAGTGATGAAGAGGCAATTAATATTGCTAATTCTACTGAATACGGATTACAATCTGCAATATTCAGCAACGATGTAAATAGGGCTCTTAAAATCGCTAAGGAGCTGAAGTTCGGTGCCATAATAATTAATGATAGTACGAGACTCAGATGGGATTCCTTACCTTTCGGAGGATTTAAGAAAACTGGAATAGGAAGAGAAGGAGTAAGAGATACAATGCTAGAAATGACAGAAAATAAGTTAATAGCAATAACGTTATTATAA
- a CDS encoding 4-hydroxyphenylacetate 3-hydroxylase N-terminal domain-containing protein, with product MRSKEDYLKSLNDGRRVMYRGKYISNIVEHPVLKISALHASKLFEYPDRSYDDQQYGKISKYFKVPKTSQDLLDRHKLVYDTTIFCNGIFNISQAIGSDALFSLMITAKKLDKKYGKDYFSRVKKYYEYVVKNDLTLATAQTDVKGDRSKRPSKQPDPDLYVRVVDVRNDGIVVRGAKAHTTQAAVADEIIVIPTRAMGEEDKDYAIAFAVPANTPGLKMIVRPIDEIEGNSSSVLSVKDYELETLTIFDNVFVPWDRVFLFREYEFAGTLARLFATYHRFTAISYRAAMANLYLGSAILSAEANGISNEKHVRDDIIDIILYKEILRMSAIASSVYPEIDEEIAIPNYIFTNIGKLYTNTHFHEVVKDLIDIAGGIISTLPSEEDLKSDEGEVISKYLRGAIDGKERIDILKFVKEIDGSSSLVGYWLTTMIHAEGSIEASKIELFRNYDFNESKELVKKIISS from the coding sequence ATGAGAAGTAAGGAAGATTACTTAAAGTCGTTAAACGATGGAAGAAGAGTAATGTATCGAGGCAAATACATATCAAATATTGTTGAACATCCCGTGTTAAAAATATCTGCACTTCACGCGTCAAAATTATTTGAATATCCAGATAGATCTTACGACGACCAACAGTACGGTAAAATAAGTAAATACTTCAAGGTACCAAAAACATCCCAAGACTTACTAGATAGGCATAAACTAGTATACGATACAACTATTTTCTGCAATGGTATATTTAACATTTCACAAGCCATCGGTAGTGATGCTCTCTTTTCCTTAATGATAACAGCTAAAAAATTAGATAAAAAGTACGGTAAAGACTATTTCAGCAGAGTTAAGAAATACTACGAGTATGTCGTAAAAAATGATCTAACCTTAGCAACAGCACAGACTGATGTTAAGGGTGATAGGTCAAAAAGACCATCAAAACAGCCAGACCCAGATTTATATGTTAGAGTAGTTGATGTAAGAAATGATGGCATCGTAGTTAGAGGGGCAAAAGCTCACACTACTCAAGCAGCTGTAGCTGATGAGATAATAGTTATACCAACAAGGGCTATGGGAGAAGAGGATAAGGATTACGCTATAGCCTTTGCAGTTCCTGCTAATACACCGGGTTTGAAGATGATTGTAAGACCAATAGATGAGATTGAGGGAAATTCCTCATCAGTCTTAAGTGTAAAAGATTATGAGTTAGAAACACTGACAATCTTCGATAACGTCTTTGTACCATGGGATAGAGTATTCCTATTTAGGGAATATGAATTTGCTGGAACCCTAGCTAGACTATTTGCAACATATCATAGGTTTACAGCAATTTCTTATAGAGCTGCTATGGCAAATCTCTATTTAGGTTCAGCAATACTTTCAGCAGAGGCAAACGGAATATCAAACGAGAAGCACGTTAGAGACGATATAATAGACATAATACTTTATAAGGAAATACTAAGGATGTCGGCAATAGCCTCGTCTGTTTACCCAGAAATTGATGAAGAAATTGCAATCCCTAACTATATCTTTACTAATATAGGTAAGCTCTACACTAACACACACTTCCATGAAGTTGTTAAGGATTTAATTGATATAGCTGGCGGTATAATATCAACATTACCCTCAGAAGAAGATCTTAAGAGTGACGAAGGAGAGGTTATAAGTAAGTATTTGAGAGGTGCGATAGACGGAAAAGAGAGGATCGATATTTTAAAATTTGTGAAGGAAATAGATGGAAGTAGTTCTTTAGTAGGGTATTGGCTTACAACTATGATCCATGCTGAAGGTTCAATTGAGGCAAGTAAAATCGAACTATTCAGAAATTACGATTTTAATGAGAGTAAGGAACTTGTAAAGAAAATAATTTCAAGTTAA
- a CDS encoding long-chain fatty acid--CoA ligase, translating to MYEFPLTIQHIFWRVEKLYPESEIVSRSEKIERMSYKEFALRVRKLSSFLKSLKLEKGDKVASIEWNTRRHLELYFATTNMGYILHTINVRFHPNEIEYVINHAGDKFVFTSPEFEISKLKTSLSGIFYLDENFDKAIDMQKPIDSFPQLDEKDEAVICYTSGTTGKPKGIMYTHRSIYIHSLTLLAKDAVGISRNDTVLVVVPMFHINGWDLPFSALMTGAKLVLPGPRPTSKDLAELIEKEKVTIAAAAPTIWIDFLNFIEKENYNISSLKTVVTGGAEPPRIIAEKFNKMGIRLYHAWGMTETEAITTVNQDQEKISSQGIPLPGIEMRLVSLDNEKELPWDGESIGELWVSGAWVAKEYYKEAEKSKETFRVIDNRIWLRTGDIVTIDKYGYIKIVDRAKDLIKSGGEWISSIDLENAIMSYYKVFEAAVVAVKDEKWGERPVALVVPKKEYEGKITESEIKEYLLSLNRFPKWWIPDKVLFINELPKTSTGKLDKKVIRELVRNM from the coding sequence ATGTACGAATTTCCATTAACAATCCAACACATTTTTTGGAGAGTTGAAAAATTATACCCAGAAAGCGAGATAGTTTCTAGATCTGAGAAGATAGAGAGAATGAGTTACAAGGAGTTTGCCTTAAGAGTAAGAAAACTTTCCTCCTTTTTAAAGAGCTTGAAATTAGAAAAAGGGGATAAAGTAGCATCAATAGAGTGGAATACAAGAAGACATCTTGAACTTTATTTCGCCACAACAAATATGGGTTATATTCTACATACAATAAACGTAAGATTTCATCCTAACGAGATTGAGTATGTAATCAATCACGCAGGGGACAAATTTGTGTTCACCTCTCCAGAATTCGAGATCAGTAAATTAAAGACGTCTCTTAGCGGAATATTTTATCTTGATGAGAACTTTGACAAGGCAATAGACATGCAAAAACCAATAGACAGTTTTCCCCAACTTGATGAAAAAGATGAAGCAGTTATATGTTACACTTCTGGAACAACTGGGAAACCTAAAGGGATAATGTATACTCACAGATCTATCTATATACATTCACTAACTCTATTAGCTAAAGATGCTGTTGGAATATCAAGGAACGACACAGTATTAGTCGTTGTACCAATGTTCCATATAAATGGTTGGGACTTACCATTCTCAGCACTAATGACCGGAGCTAAACTAGTATTACCAGGTCCTAGACCAACTTCTAAGGATTTAGCTGAACTAATAGAAAAGGAAAAAGTTACAATTGCAGCTGCCGCTCCAACAATTTGGATAGACTTCTTGAACTTTATAGAGAAGGAGAATTACAATATTTCGTCATTAAAGACCGTAGTAACTGGTGGTGCTGAGCCACCAAGAATTATAGCAGAGAAATTTAATAAAATGGGTATTAGATTATACCACGCATGGGGAATGACAGAAACAGAGGCAATAACAACAGTTAATCAAGATCAAGAAAAGATAAGTAGTCAAGGAATTCCTTTACCCGGAATTGAAATGAGACTAGTTAGTTTAGATAATGAGAAAGAACTTCCGTGGGATGGTGAGAGCATTGGAGAACTATGGGTTAGCGGTGCATGGGTTGCAAAAGAATATTATAAAGAAGCGGAAAAGAGTAAAGAAACATTTAGAGTTATTGACAACAGAATTTGGTTAAGGACGGGCGATATAGTTACGATTGATAAATATGGTTATATAAAGATAGTAGATAGAGCTAAGGATTTAATAAAAAGCGGAGGTGAATGGATTTCCAGTATAGATCTTGAGAACGCGATAATGAGCTATTATAAAGTCTTTGAAGCAGCTGTTGTTGCTGTTAAAGACGAAAAATGGGGAGAAAGACCCGTAGCTCTAGTCGTACCTAAAAAGGAATATGAGGGCAAAATTACTGAAAGCGAGATCAAAGAGTATCTTCTCTCATTAAACAGATTCCCCAAATGGTGGATACCAGATAAGGTACTATTCATTAACGAATTACCAAAAACTAGTACGGGGAAATTAGATAAGAAAGTGATCAGAGAATTAGTTAGAAACATGTAA